The DNA region AAATGCGCGAACACACTCGGCAAGGAGATTAATAAGACTGGAGGGGGGAGACCAAGGACATGAGGTAAAGGAGATGGTGGAGACCCAGAAGTGAGGGCCTCTTGGCCACCATGGGGGCTTTGGCATTTGCTTTAAGTGAATGAGGGAGTCACTGCACGGTCTAAGCCAAGATGATTAACACCATTTCGCCTAAGTTCTCACAGTCCCTGTGGTTGCTGGGACGGGCTGAATGAAGGAGGCTGAGGATGACATGACCGCAGTAACCCAGACAAAATATGAGGGAGGCTGGCTTAGGCCAGGGCAGCAGCAGTGAAGGCGGTAAGAAGTGACTGGAATCTGGATCTATTCTGAAAGTAGAACACACAGTATGTGCTGACAGACTGGATGTGGGtagtaagaaaaagagagaagtcaaAGGTTTTTTTGAACTGGGCAACTGGAAGGATGAAGTTGCCATTTATCGGAATGGGAAAAATTAGAGGTAGAACAGGTTTGAGCAGAAAATTGGGAGTTTAGTTGTGAGCACGCTAATTCTGAGTCGCCTACTACACATCATCCATCCACATGAAGATCTAAGATAGGCAGCTCGGGATGAGGGTCTGGGGTTGAGAGGAAAAGTTCTGATTAGAAACATAAATTTAGAGGCCACCATCTACTACAGGGATCAGCACACTGCAGGCCAAATCCGGCCCTCTGTCTTTATAAGTAAAGGTCACTGGAATACAGTCATGCTCATTTATTTACACattgtccatggctgctttcacacgACATCAGCAGGGCTGAACAGCTGCAACAAAGACCATACGCCTTGCAAAACCTGAAAACCTAaaaaacatatgtaaaataaaatatctagccctttacagaaaaactcTGTCAAATTCTAATAAACAGAACTGAAAGCTCTAGATAACAAGATCCCTTAGAGAGTGAAATGAGTGCAGATAAAGACATAGGCTCAAGAACTATGCCCTGGGATGCTCCTATCTTTGGAGGGCAAGAAGATGAGGAGAAATCCGCAAATGATAGTGAGGCAGACTAGCctcagcagaggaggaggagaacctAGAGAAGAGTGTCCCAAAAGTTCAATGGAGAAAGTATGTCAACAAGGAAGGAGCTGTTGTGCAGCTAAGAGGTCAAGTAAGATGAAGACTGAGAATTAATTAGCGACATGAAAGTCACTGGGAGCAGGCTGGGGCACACAAGCCTAACTGGAGTGGGTCAAGAAAGACAGgagtagaggggcttccctggtggcgcagtggttgagagtccgcctgccgatgcaggggacacgggttcgtgccccggtccgggaggatcccacatgcctcagagcggctgggcctgtgagccatggccgctgagcctgagcgtccggagcctgtgctccgcaacgggagaggccacaacagtgagaggcccgtgtacagcaaaaaaaaaaaaagaaaagaaaagaaagagaggaatagAGAAATTAGAGATAGCAAGCACAGACAACACTTTCAAGGAGtaatactataaaaaaaaaaaaaagttgaggtgGTAGTTAGAGGGAGATGTGAGGTAGATAGGTCACCTGGTATACCCTGACCCACCTTGCACACAGCATAGAGTGAGGACTTACAGCTAGAGAAAACAAGTCTATTTACACAGTTAACAGAGAAAATCCACACCAGCTACCCCATCATTCCATCCTAAATATGAACAGAAAACCACGGATCAGCAAGACCATGATGAGAACAAGTGACAGGAAAGAGAAATAGCAGCAGCAGAAACATGGAGGAAGCAGATAAATCAGAGAACCGAAAAAGGAACTCACTGAAATATATTCTTAGATTATGAAAAAGATGCACTAGAAATTGAACAGAATGGCatttttgcaattaaaaacatTATAGCCAAActaaaacattcaaaaaaaagGTTTGGAATTGAAATCCAAGAACCCAGAACAGAAAGAAAGTTACCAAAAGTATGAGAGAGGCTTTGAGACACAGGAGACCATCCAAAAGGTCCAACAGCCAACTAACCGAgtagaacagagaaaacagaagggaaagaagTTTACCCAAGAAATATTAGCAGAATTAATGCACAcgaattttcaaaacaaaacagccCAAGTATACAATACAATGGCTGAAAAAGACCCAACCTAGACACTATCTCACAAAAGCTCCAAACATCTAGGACAAAGGAATGATTCTAAAAGcttccgggggcttccctggtggcgcagtggttaagaatccatctgccaatgcaggggacaccggttcgagccctggtctgcgaagatcccacatgccgcggaacaactaagcccgtgagccacaactactgagcctgcgctctagagcccgcgagtcacagctactgaacccgtgcaccacaactactgaagcccgcacgcctagagcccatgctctgcaacgagaagccaccgcaatgagaagcccgcgcactacaacacagagtagccccttctcgccgcaactagagaaagcccgcatgcagtaacaaagacccaacgcagccaaagtaaataaaataaaaaataaataaatttattataaaaagacaaggatgtgaTGCCCTCAAAGTTGTAAGCAAAAAATTTTGCCCTAGTCTTCTATACGAAGCCAAATACAAATCAATCAAATGTGAAAGCCAAATAGAGAAATTCAGATGGCACAGCTTTAAGAAGGGGGGCCATTTAACTCATATCAACAATGATGTGGGGCAACAATATTAAGCCGCTGAGATGTGAGGAACTGACTAATACGAGGAGTTAATAACTTTTATCTAACTTGATAAATCTAGAAACATGGCAGAAGGAGGTTCAAGAAATAACCCTCAGAGGAATTAAAAACGGAAATATCAATAGTTAAAATAGATTCTCTGAAGAGTACTTTTCATTATGAACCCTCTGTACACCTGGATTTGTTACCATCTGCAAGTATtaatttgatcttttaaaaaaacgtAAAAGCGGGCATAAAAGAGAGGCTAGGAATGATATCTTCTATGAGTAACATAAAAGGACTTTGTTTCCGCAGCTCAGATGCCTTTCTAAAGTTTCTTCCAGTTTCCTGCCTCTGCTGCTTAAGGCTGAACTTAATTATAAGTGACCTTCAATTATGACACACACAACAAAATActgaaaaccttttaaaaagtagtattGTACAAAACATCCACGAGAGGGCAGTAGAACTCTCTTTAATACTCTACCAAAATAACAACAGGAAttgcttttaattcattttcatgtTAGGCTTAGAATCTTTTCCTAGAAAGCAATAAATAGCTGTGACCTTTATAATAAAGAAGCAGGCAGCATCTAGGTACAATTAAAGCATCTTTCAGCTATATATCTGCAGCCGGTATCTATACAGTATTCAATGTATATCATTAACACTTTTAACACTATGAGAAATCAAAATACATTTCATTAAATACATGTGTGAAGTTGTGAATGTCAGGGCCCATACTGGACATACTGCTGCCATTTTTCACTATCCCCTACCTCTATATCCAGTAATGGACTTGGAAATCCAAGTCTCCATTCTGCTGAGCAGAAGCAAGCTTcagaacaaagatcccgcatgacaGTGACCACCAGACACCCCCAATCAGCTGAAATTGAGATGAAACCCACCTACCACCCCAGAAAGGAAAAATGTATgctgtaaaaaggaaaaacaaagatgaaaaaagattAGAAGACTAATTCAGTTCACTGCTAAAGAACacttttcagaaattttcttaaaagatCAGGAGACCCAGTGAAAAGTGTCATTATAAGTTCTTACCTTTGCTGTGCCAGTCTGAGAACCATAGAAAATCTTCACTCCAGACACAAAGACTTCCTTCTTTTGAAGAGAGATATAGCCATTTGTCATCAAATCCCGAGATGCTTTTGGAATGGTTTTCTCCTGTGAGTTTTTGTTcttgaaataaacacaaaatccaTCAAGTTTGAATATTTTCCCAACTTCATTAGGGACGAAAATTATCAATCGCTCAGATACTGACCCATTTTATTATTCTCTTAATCTTTCAATTGTACTCCTCAAATATTAACCCGTTGGTATAATTAGGTCCTTTAAAAGCTGGGCCCACATTTCTTAAGACTATAATGATTCCCATTCCTTCCAGGATAAAACCACGTACTTTCACCCATAATGTGTTGTAGTGGAATAACAGTAGAAACTTATTTTCTGATTCTTAATtactggaaagaaaagagaagactaCTACCCCTTAAGGGTGCTAAGCAGATTTGGGTTTTTTGcaaaagtttaatttttcattacAAAACCTTCCTCTATCTTAACAATGAGACTTCCACAGCCCATCAAAGAAAAGGTAAATAAGTTAGTCTATAAAaactgacaagggcttccctggtggcgcagtggttgagagtccgcctgccgatgcaggggacacgggttcgtgccccgatcccggaagatcccacatgccgcggagcggctgggcccgcgagccatggccgcggagcctgtgtgtccggagcctgtgctccgcaacgggagaggccacagcagtgagaggcccgcatacagcaaaaaaaaaaaaaaaaaaaaaaaaaaacactgacaaGAAAAATGTTTTGGCATTGAAAAACTATTTCTAAAGACCAAACATAAAAGTGATCGAAAGTTCCTTTTagaatttctatatttttctggaAGCCTTAGAAAATCTGCACTCTGCATTCTCTATAAAATTTGATGCCAAATACTCTCCTAGAAAAAGTAACTCcacttgggtttccctggtggcacagtggtaaagaatctgcctgctaatgcaagggacacggggttcaagccctggcccgggaagaacTCACaggctacggagcaactaagcccgtgtgccacaactactgagcctgcatgccgcaactactgaaacctgcttgcttagagcccatactctgtaacaagagaagctaccacaatgagaagccctcgcaccacaacaaagagtagcccccgctcgctgcaactaaagaaagcccacacgcaatgaagactcaacacagccaaaaataaataaatatatatatattaaaaaaaaaaaaaagtaactccaCTTACCTGCTTTCTGATGACAATCTGGAAACAAATCCAAAGGCTAAAGCCAAAGGCAAAGCCCAAATATATGTAAAACCTGTTTATCCATAATGATATTAAAGATGAGAAGTCCCACACATCCAAAGAAGGatctaaatttaaaatgacaCATATAAGTAATTTTATTTGAAGTTACATATACAATGATGCCcattcttattttaagaaaaaaaaagaaaaagaaaaaccaatctTCATATTCAACAACCCCACTAAGAAATCTATAAAAAGCAACTCTAATAAAAACAAGACACTGTGATATGTAATACAATTGTCATAATAatgataattcaaaaaaagaatataaaattttatcttcATTTGAATATTGCGTTTGGAAAAGGGAACATAAAGTCAAAACACTTTATGTGGAATTATGAATTAATTTTACTTTGTTACGCTGCTCcgtaagaaaaataatattaaacgtattcctctttattttattttatttttaagagaccCACAGCTACTTGCAAAGGGTTCTCAAGTAACTGACCTCAAGTCCCACTTTTTTTTAAGggagatatggatggacctggacTCAAATGCTGAACCTTGGGGTAATTTCAAAAGGCAAGGTCTAAGATTTGAGGTTTACAGGTGCTACTCCTGGAAAGGACCAAAAGTCCTCAACACACGTGGGTAAGGGGGAGAAGCAGTTTTCTCTGTCTTTTGCTTGAGGTTAGAAGCATAGTTCTAAACTCATCTCCTAGCCTCAAAAGGCAAAAGCCAGGTCACGAGCAGGGATCAGTCCTCCCTTGCCCCCAGCGGCACCAGTCCCGGGCTGACAAGAGCATCATACTCTGGAGGAAGGGGCCCGAGGGTCTCAGAAAAACGGtttcctcccttcccaccccacgAACCTTACCCGCCTGGGGACCTTACCCATTCTCCTCAGAGCCCGAGCCCTGCGGCCCGACAAGACACCAGGACTGCGGACCTAAGAAACTTATTGTCCGGCGTGGATACTGGGAGACCACCAGAAGTACCTCGCAGCATTAGCTCGGTGCCCACAGTCGGAGGACCTGGGCGCAGCCATGCCACTCGCAGACCTGTCCGGATTGGCTCAGAGGAGGAAGGGGGCGGGCCCAGAGAAAAACACCGCCCAGAGCTCCCGGCGAGGAAGCGAGAATGTTGCCCGCGGCTCAGGAATCCGAGCTTGAGAGTTAGGGGCGAGTCCCGAGAGAAGCAGGGAaaaaaggagggggtgggggagggaaaatcGGCGTTTAGAGACTAAGGGCATCGCCAACCGAATGCAATCTGTGAGCCTGTTTGAATCTCATTTGAAACACACCGACTGTAAAAAGGCATTATTTAGGGGAAATTTGATTATGGACTAGCTATGAGACTCTATTAAGGAATTATGGTTAATCTCGTTGGGTGTAGTTGTTAGGAGTTTAGACTGAAGTATTTAAAGCCAAAACTTTATGATgacttgctttaaaatactccaacaaaaaaaaatgagggagaatGAAACAAGAACGGCGaaatgttgataattgttgaagcggAGTGATGGGTACATGGCAGTTCGTTACACTTTTTTCTCTACGTTTTTTGTGTTAAAACTTTTCTATAACGAAAGGGTAAAGTGGGCGTGGCCCGGAACTCCGCGGAACTGTGAGGCTCCCGGCGCTGAGTTTCCACCCGGTCACCAAACGTTAGctccaccaaccaatcagagctCTTCCGTTTATTCTGGAAAGAAAATTACGTCAAGGAAGAGCCCCTCTCTTTCCGGGCGCGGAAAAGTGTCGTAAAAGCCACATTGCGCAGGCGTTCTAGCTCCGTCTTCCTCTCCAGGTTTTCGCAACACCTGACGCCTGCGCAGTAAGTTGCGTGGGTGTATTGGGGCGGTCCAGTTAGTAACGGCGCTGCGCAGTCCGCGGGCGCTACTGTGTCGCGCGCCGCCGGGTGGTTATATCGAGGCTCAGTTGGCCCTCAGGCCGGCGGCGTGGGTCTGCCTTGGGTCGCCGGACCCAAGGCCTGTGAGCGGCCACGATGTCGATCTTCACCCCCACCAACCAGATCCGCCTGACCAATGTGGCCGTAGTACGAATGAAGCGAGCCGGGAAGCGCTTCGAAATCGCCTGCTACAAAAACAAAGTCGTGGGCTGGCGGAGCGGCGTGTGAGTGACACTCTCCCTCTGGGCCCTGGCCGGAGCTGGTAGCCTCAAAGGCGGCCTCCCTCTGGTCGTCTAACGAATGGGCCCAGCTGGGGTCTCGCCAGGGAAGGAAATGGGAATCTTACCCCTGCTGCCCGGGCTTAGGGTCTAAACCAGACGttcccttttttgttgtttggtcGGTTTGGTTTGGGGCTTGGTTTTACTTTGCTTCCCGGGTGTCATAAAAGCCACAGCCAAGAAACCCCCATAATTGTGGTCCTTTTGTCAGAATAATGATCAAGGCAAAGGGCCTGGTCTTCCAGGTGCTTCTATAGTTCGTGCGTTTGTCACAGATCTCAGCCCAGTAGTTCCACTGAAGTGCGTACGGTCTTCACTGCTGCCATCTAGGGCCTGGAATTCCTTGGCAGCAGCCGGACCCCACCCTTCAGTGATGGCACACATATTCCCGCGACGTTTTTCACGTCAGTAACTGCGAATGCAAATGGGGTTCTGGATTACGAAATGGCCCCCTGGAACCGAGGGTCATTTAGGAGTACTTGTTGTTTCGTACTATTCATATCGTCGCCGTCTTGTATTTAAATGTGAATGAACTTAGAAGTTTCAAGCATACTCACTTAGGACTTTCTCTCCTGTCCTCCCAAGGGAAAAAGACCTTGATGAAGTTCTACAGACCCACTCAGTGTTTGTAAATGTCTCTAAAGGTCAGGTTGCAAAGAAGGAAGATCTCATCAGTGCGTTTGGAACGGATGACCAGACTGAAATCTGTAAGCAGGTGGGTTCTAACAGTTGCAGCATAATTGACCCTAATATCCAGTAGTATTAGATATTAGATTACAGGTATGTTAAACTTTATAAAGTACTATTTTTTTGGAGTGAACAGTTACTATGCAATAATTCGATCTGTGCAACATCACTTTTAATAATTCAGGACATGGATATTTTTTGCCAAAGCCTCCAGAAATCAGATTTCCTACTAAACTGCCTTATTTtgtccatttatatatttttagtgtAATATACCTGAAAATAGAATTCCTTTTCAAGTATTTCATCATTTACACCCTCTGCTAAGATTACCTTTACCCCATCCCCCATCTAAATAAGTAAGATTTTGGAACAAGATAATCCCTTTAGGCAAAGCTCAAGTTATTACCAAATATCAGTAGCTGAAGAggatgaaatttaattttctccCCAGTTATTAATTCCTGTGGTTAGTTAACAAATAGTGTGGAATAAAGATGTTACTTTTCTTAAacttgttgggtttttttaagattttgactAAAGGAGAAGTTCAAGTGTCAGATAAAGAACGGCACACACAGCTGGAGCAGATGTTTAGGGACATTGCAACTATTGTGGCCGACAAATGTGTGAACCCTGAAACAAAGAGACCGTACACCGTTATCCTTATCGAGAGAGCCATGAAGGACATCCACTATTCGGTCAAACCCAACAAGAGTACAAAACAGCAGGTGAGTTGTTTTTTAATGTCAAAAAGTGTCCATGAAAATCAGTGTTCTCTgaggaaaacattaaaatagtTGGTCTGTAATAACAAAATGGCACTACTTGGAAGCAAGTGGGAGAAGGTTTTGGGTAGAGGGGAGGGGAACGATGGAGGTTTTAGAGTGGAGTGATGGAATTTGTTTTAACTATACACAAATATACTAGGACTCTCATCTTCCTATCCAAGTCAGACCTTTAAAGAGAAAACTTGGATTCttccaacaaggacctactgtatagcacagggagcttggctcaatattctgtaataacctaaatgggaaaagaatttgaaaaagaatggatacttgtatgggtataactgaatcgctttgctgtacacctgtaactaacacatcatttttaatcaactatactccaatataaaataaaaaatgtttttacaaagATAAAACGTGGATTTTTAAAGCATCATTTTAACCCCAgttgttagatttttttaatgtttgtataaTAACATACATTATAAAAGTCACCCATTTAAAGCCTACAATTCAGTCATATACTCACAAAGTTTTTGCACCCTTCCCTGCTACCTAATTTGAGAACATTTCGTCACCCCAAAATGAAACCCTGTACCTGTTGGCAGTCACTTCTCATTCCCCTGTCTCATAAGGAGGGAATAAGGCAACtgcaaattttatttgttttaattgacTTGTGTATTCtgcacatttcatataaatggagtcatacagtatgtggccctttcaaggttaatccatgttgtagcatctatcagtacttttttccttcttaggACTGAATAATAGTTCATTGTATGGAAATACCaccttttgttcattcatctgttggtggacatttgggttgttcccactttttagctatcatgaataatgctgctgtgaaattgattacaaatttttgtgtggacgtatgtttccatttctctatacCCAGGAACAGAATTGCTAGCTCATATGGTGACTGTattaaccttttgaggaattgCTCAGCCAGTTTCCAAAACAGCTgag from Mesoplodon densirostris isolate mMesDen1 chromosome 16, mMesDen1 primary haplotype, whole genome shotgun sequence includes:
- the SBDS gene encoding ribosome maturation protein SBDS, yielding MSIFTPTNQIRLTNVAVVRMKRAGKRFEIACYKNKVVGWRSGVEKDLDEVLQTHSVFVNVSKGQVAKKEDLISAFGTDDQTEICKQILTKGEVQVSDKERHTQLEQMFRDIATIVADKCVNPETKRPYTVILIERAMKDIHYSVKPNKSTKQQALEVIKQLKENMKIERAHMRLRFILPVNEGKKLKEKLKPLIKVIESEDYGQQLDIVCLIDPGCFREIDELVKKETKGKGSLEVLNLKDVEEGDEKLE